TCATAGAAGGATAAAGAATCGGAGAATCTTGGAAATCGTTTATATATTTCCGATCATTTTACGGACAACCCACAAAGACACCTCCACCAAACTGACCCGACGTGAAAGGGGAACGCGACCGCTGCGGGGAATTCCAttgtttgtgtacctgtgtgatGCTGTAAATACAAACCCCTGATTATTTACACTTGCATATTCTTTacctctgtatatatatacagtatatatatccaTCAAGTGGTCTCGGaggagaagacacacacaccgagcgaGGAGTGgttcaacacatacacacacacacacacaccacaggaaGCAGTGGCAAAGCTGAAGCTGGAGAGATATGAGCAGAAAGGACTGAGCGAGACTCTGTGTAAATAGGTGGCAATGGACAGGCGAGGTTGGACGAGAAACGCTCGCGTTTCGTACCATATCTCTGGATACGCTCCCCTGTTTTGTGCCATGCCCCATATAAATATAGATCTATTTATCCCCAAgtatgtttatttgaatggatTTAAATAAACTTTTATATTTAGAGTTGTTGAAGCATCGTGTGGGTTATTATTCATGGTTTCATTCCGTTGTCTGTAACGTGAAATTAATCAATTGTTGTCTGATCAATGGATTGATGAAGGTAATCTGGGAAGGGTTTACATAAAGATAAAAAACACAGATGTATTGATATTATTGATTATCTTTGGTCTGTTGATCGGTTTTATCCTTATCTAACCGGGCAAGACAGTGGCCTGAGGGCAGGATAGGGATCGgggacattggggttcaaacccagaacctgcCAGCCGGTAGTCATCCACATCCGGAAGGTTCTCGGTTTAGAACCCATATGTCCAGAAGTTGCCCTAACTCCCCAACCTGCTCATAAACCTCACCAATGGAGTTCTTCAGGTGTCTATGGGGAGACTGAAGGCCAAATTCTGCATTCAGTTCCCCCAGCCAGCTTGCCTTTAGAACCAAGCCGGATGGTAGGGGAATAAGACCAATCGGGTCAGCCCAGCCGCCAGCGTCAGGTGTTAAGCATGCATCTTGTTCCTGAGAGCTACATCCCTCTAGTGTCTTAGGTAGAACACCAGGGATTAAAGACTTAATAGGCTTCTCTCGTCTGCAACATTCGACATGCCTTGACCACAAATGTAGCCCGCACATGTCTTTGAAGGGAATTGTATCGGACTATGGACATATTTTGTAGACTACTATTAATAGTTGTGTTGACAGTGAACGTGCAAGTATGTGAGTCTCTGACTCAATGTTTAACAGGGTGCAGTTGCGTGGCAGACCGTAATGGCAGGTAAGAAGTGTTAACCCAGAATTAGACGCTAGTATTAAGAGTTGTTTTCACTGCAAATGTTCGCACATTTTGTTGtcatgatttatttattgaaatgaCTAAACGCGATTCACATTGAAAAACatcttatattgtatttaatatagatatttttttattttactataaCTTAATTTTATCCAGAAAATAGTAAGagtgattttttttgttattctaTGTATGTCTGTCGTTGAATTAAGTTGAATAGGAAAGATAAGGCAAATAATAGAAGTAGGTGAATTAAAAGAGTAGGCCACTAAAACGGGATTCCCTTCCACCCCAGGTCACTTATATGCATGGAGGAGAGTGCCTTCGGAGCCATACCGGACAACATTCCGGTAGACATGATCAAAATCCGCATAGAAAAGTCTCACTTCACCGAAGTCCCCAAGGGAGCCCTCTTAACCGTCCCAAACCTGGAAAACCTGTGGTTGAACTTTAACGACATCACTCTGATCAATTCAAAGGCTTTAGAAGGATTGAGAAACCTGTCCGAGTTACGTCTCCAAGGCAACAGGCTACGATCGGTGCCGTGGACGGCGTTCGAAGACACGCCCGCGCTCAAGATCCTGGACCTGAAGCACAACCAGCTGGACGTGTTGCCCGAACACGCGCTAAAATACCTGCCCGGTCTGACCTACTTAGACCTCTCTTTCAACCAGCTCTCGGTCATCTCGAGGGAAGTCTTCCTAAACTGGCCGCTCTACCAGAGAATACAGAGCACGAGCGGCCAGGAGACCAATCACCAAGGGCCCAACGTCGTGCTGGCGCTGCATGACAACCCGTGGCTCTGCGACTGCCGTCTGGCGGGCTTCGTGGAGTTCGCCAAGTCTCTTGGCCCGCCCATCCTCCTGATGAACTCCTACTTGACCTGCTCGGGTCCGGACGTCAGAGCGGGGAAGTTCTTCCACGAGACGGAGCTGGAGAGGTGTTTGAGGCCCGTGGTCTCCACCCCGTTCACCAACATCAGCATGCCCCTGGGGGCGAACATCACCCTGCAGTGCATGGCGCGCGGCCGGCCCAAGCCCGCGGTGTGGTGGACATATGGCCTGAAGATAATCAGAGGATTTCGTGGTAAGAGTCTGATGTCGACGCGTCCAATGACACCATAAGCGTCACCGCTATCTCattatacatttaaatacaCACTTTGGATGCAAAACCTCTTATTTGACCAAGGGGTCGGGCTGCGGCCTTTCCATAAGAGGGGGAAGGACATATCTAGAGATATTAGCCTGCCCGCAATTTAATCACCACTGATTCTCTTAATCTGCAAGTACATCGCTGATGTTGATTAGGAGATGTCGGAGATTACGGTGGTGGAGCGTGCGCCACCTAATACGCGCGTGGTGTTGACCTACTGTAATTAACCAGCGCGTCACTAGGCCTATAGATGTTTAAACCCTCCGCTGTAGAGTTCCCAGCAGAGCCCAGCCTGCTGACCCACTAAAGGGAAATTAAAGAtcctttcatttcaatgtaTTTACATAGGCCTCCATGTCAGATGAGACATTGTAAGACAGCTTGTTTGAGTGTCTGCCGATGTGtgtcttgcctgtgtgtgtgtgtgtgtgtgtgtgtgtgtgtgtgtgtgtgtgtgtgtgtgtgtgtgtgtgtgtgtgtgtgcgtgtgtcacccatgtctgtgtttttctgtgcgTCTGTGCACCCCCTTTCCCACAATGTGATTGCTCCAACTTCTTAAACACagaccttctctctcctcttcctcctcccagaaTCCCA
Above is a window of Gadus morhua chromosome 15, gadMor3.0, whole genome shotgun sequence DNA encoding:
- the lrit2 gene encoding leucine-rich repeat, immunoglobulin-like domain and transmembrane domain-containing protein 2; protein product: MDIFCRLLLIVVLTVNVQVCESLTQCLTGCSCVADRNGRSLICMEESAFGAIPDNIPVDMIKIRIEKSHFTEVPKGALLTVPNLENLWLNFNDITLINSKALEGLRNLSELRLQGNRLRSVPWTAFEDTPALKILDLKHNQLDVLPEHALKYLPGLTYLDLSFNQLSVISREVFLNWPLYQRIQSTSGQETNHQGPNVVLALHDNPWLCDCRLAGFVEFAKSLGPPILLMNSYLTCSGPDVRAGKFFHETELERCLRPVVSTPFTNISMPLGANITLQCMARGRPKPAVWWTYGLKIIRGFRESQEWISADIIRTSLVIPALHPVDRGLYTCSALNFLGNSSVSIALEVLHSPSSSSSSSSDAKSPSSPNGPRPRSGLPVLGGGGEEDNVYIDIRIAKQTVRGISIEWYATLERPSETWFTVHLGRADGAPGAREAVHVGPGLNAYAVSDLLPATKYDICVTLQNRSPRPGQCLVFVTGSDVTEKEQREKLIHIVVIVLAMVLAVPAGMYACTTDAKLACPEGVAKAWRNRQQRAGDRGGSGRERESTFDSLQAASDEGLVNRESSEDRKVRRRSEDRGLKNKMADHCRLTAELY